The Flavobacteriales bacterium nucleotide sequence TTCGGCTGTAGAAGAAGATCTGACATCGGAACAATTTTTATTCATGATTGAATTCCTCCAAAAAAACGGATTCATTCACTACGAAATTTCAAATTTTGGCAAACCCAATTTCTTTTCCCGTCATAATACCGCCTATTGGCAAGGAGTGCCTTACATCGGCATCGGACCATCCGCTCATTCTTACGATGGAAAAAACAGAAGGTGGAACGTTTCCAACAATAAAAAATATATCGATGCGATCCATGCAGGTTCTTCCTATTGGGAAAAGGAAGAGCTTACCGGCGAAATACGATATAATGAATACATTATGACCGGACTCCGTACAATGTTCGGGATCAGTGAACAAGAAATTCTTGAACAATTCGGCGAAGAGGTTTTAAATCATTTCCGCAAAGAATATGTAACGCTAATGCATCATTTCATTATAGAAAATGAACGGCTCCTGCTCAAATCAGAAAGCAGACTTTTGGCCGATAAAATTGCCTCCGATCTTTTCATCGTCTAATTGCTTAAATTGCATTATGAAAAAAGCTACTGTTTTTTTATTGTTGATACTTTCATCGCTGTCCGTATTTGCACAAAACATCCGCAAAGCAACATTCAGAAATGAAGAATTATTTGTTTATCCCTATCCCGCCGAAGAACGAAATCCGGAAATTGTTCCCTACTTCGGAGCGCTACCTGACGGCAAATACGTAATTTATTTTAAACCCTACTACCGCTATAAATTTTCCTTATGGAAAATGAAAAAAATAAAAAAGTACAGCGACTCCACAAAGGTGGCAATTGTGTTTTCAATTAAGGACCATAAAAAAGAAGGCCCCGCCTGTTATTTTAACCCTAAAAAAGATACCATAGATTTTGGTAATTACGTGAACGATGAAAAAGAGGGCGGATGGAAAACCTATTACTCATCAAAAAGTGCAGAAAAAAACTGGAAACTCTCCTATTACATCGAATATAAATCAGGCATTCAATGGGGAAAAGAACTTTCCTATTCAAAAAAAGGAATTTTATTGAATGAAGAGATGTACAACGATGGCGAACGATCCGGAACCCAGCGGTATTATCACCCAAATGGTAAACTAAAAAAAGAAGTCGAATATAACCCCATAGATACCGGCAATCCCGCCAAACCTTATTTCGATTATGCGCTTCTGTTGAATGAAGTACACTATATTCCTTCAGAAATTACCAGAGATTATTCGAGAAAAAACGGACACAGCAGAGCCTATGCAGAAAACGGAACGCGTCTATATGATGTGTTATACGGTAATGGTAATATTCTCTATTTCGATACGCTGTATTGGGAAGGCGGTAAACCACGTTTTATACTTACAAAGCTGGAACCCAATGTTGAAAATGAAAATGCACTTTTCAAAGGAGAATATTTCTCCCTTGGTCAGTTAACCGACACCTATTGGTTTAAAGGAAGCTCATTAGTGGCTAAATGTAAATACGGATTAAGAAAGGATACCGTTGAATATTTGCGAATTCCGGATCTGGAATATGTGAAATCGCAAAAGGAAAAAATTCTTATTTACAGCCGGAACGGAAAATATACATATCTGGAGCCTCAATCGGGAATCTTAATCAATGAATACCATTCACTAACCTATAATGGAAGCATTGAAAATTTAAGCTTCGATACAACTTCAAAAATACTCCGGTATACCTACGTATATAAAACACATAACGGAGATTTAGCACGAAAAACCGATTATATATTTAAGGGAATTCCTATTGAATTTACCTTGCAGGAACTGGTCGATTATAGTGAAAGCAATGAATACAAAATAAAAAACAAACTGGAGAAAGAATCCATTGCACGAATGAATCCCGAAGAACTGGAAGTGTTTTATCATAATGCTACACGAACCTATTATAAGGAAATTCCATTTAGTGGAACCCTGGAATACCGCGATACCAAAAACAAAAAACTAAAAGGTAAAATAATTGCGGAGGGCGACTATTTAACACTATATTCCATGTATGGAACTGAGTACTCACAATACTCCGTTATCGAAATGAAAAATGGATTTAAACACGGGTATGTCCGTGACTATAACGATAATTTCATCATGCAAGAATCCCATTTCCAAAATGGAAAATACGATGGAAATAAATTGCAGTATGAGCTTGAATATTTACGATCAAAGCAACTCCGACAGGAACTAAAAAAATGCGGGAAAAAATTCAAAGGGAAAAAAGTTTACTACTTAAAAAGATACCAAAACTATGCTAACGATAAATTAAATGGCGATGATGTTCGCTATTACCGCGATGGGTCCATTGCTGAATTTAGTCATTACGAAAACGGCAAAAAAAACGGCGCCCATGAAGAATATGCCACTAGCGGTCACCTCACCAATTATGTGGAATACAAAAAAGGACTCCCCCATGGAAAAGCGATGAGTCTTACTTTAAAAGACAATTACTTCTACAATAAGTCCACCAAAAAATATGAAACCGTAAAATCAATCAACCATTTATATGTTGCTGAATTTAACCATGGAAAACCGAATGGAAATTATAATCATTATTTAAAAGGTGAAACCATGAATTCGGGTCAGTTTGAAAACGGATTTCTCACCGGAACATGGAAACAATATTATGCCCCATCCAATGGAACAACGTATTTAAAATATAGCTACGAAATCAATAAAGAAGACAGCATTTCACCATCGGGAGAATTCTATAAACAATTCAGCATTCCAAATCCGAATGTAGAAAACACTCTGCTTGTCCGCCAAAACGCCCGCACGGATTATGATGGCGGCATCAACCTCAGCTTTTCGCATTTTAAGTTGACCGGCTACTTAAAAAATGGGAATATTGGACTGGAGGGAGAAATAAAAAACAGAATACACGCCGGAAACTGGAAAGTATATGATGAAAATAAAATCCTGATTTCATCCATCGATTATTCAAAGCAAAACAACCAACTGGTACTAGGTGGCGACAATATTCGAGCTGAGGCCTGGGTAGAGGAATTCTATTCCAACGGCAAAAAAAGATCAGAAGGCTGGAGTATTTATGACGAAATGACCTATAACTGCGTTACGGAATTATCAGTTCCAAATCCACGCATCCGCTTTGTAAACTATTTTGATCCCAAGGGAAATCAAACTTTGATCAACGGGAACGGACACTTTATTGAGTACGATCATATGGGAAGAAAAAAAGCCGAAGGAGAAATGCTCAATTACAAAAAAACGGGGGGCTGGAAAGAATTTAATACCGAAGGAAGTTTAAGCGGGATTGGAATGTATGTAGAAGGTGAGAAAGATGGGAAATGGTATGAAGGCGATCTAAGCGGACTTCACCTCGAAGACCAAACTTGTTTCGACATGAGCGATCCGTATATACTTTCAAAATTAGAGTACGCCAAAAAGAACATTAACATAACAGAAACTACATTCAATAAAGGAGAAATTCTGAAAACAGAAACATACAACATTAACTTAAACATTACGGAAAAGACAAAAAACAGAAGAAGAAGAGGACACCATTACCCATATCACTATAATTTTTAAATATGAAATTTTTACTTGAGCTCGATCAACGCACTTATAGTATAGACACCGCTGCAGGAAGAGATATTTCCATGCCCTTTTCCCCGGATCCCTCTTCCAGTTCTGCCTGGTATGTAAATCCGGTAGAAATTGAAGTGGTTCGTTCGGGCGGTTACATTGGCAGTGTTGAAGAAGGAGGATCTACCAATTTCAGAAACATCAAATTTAATCCACACGGAAACGGAACACATACTGAATGTGTGGGACATATTTCCAAAACGGTCTATTCCATCAACATGACACTCAGGGAATATTTTTTTCCTGCCGTATTAATCAGCGTTCAACCGACAGAAGTGCAAATAGAAACAGAAATTTCTAAAAAGGGAGATCGGGTAATAACACCTGAACATTTTAAAGGGAAGCTCGAAAAAGGATCAACTAAAGCTTTAGTTATACGGACCCTTCCCAATGAAAAAGCAAAATTAAAACGGAACTACTCCAACAGTAATCCTCCCTATTTATTGCCGGAAACCATTCACTACCTGCTCGAAATGGGGATTGAACATTTATTAATTGATCTGCCCTCGGTGGACCGTGAAAACGATGAAGGAAAATTATTATCGCACCATGCCTTCTGGAATTACCCTGCTAATACGGCATTTGAAAGAACCATAACGGAAATGATTTTTGTGGCCGACGATATTCCTGATGGGAAATACCTGCTTAACCTCATGGTGGCCCCATTCGAAAATGATGCCAGTCCGAGTAAACCGATTCTATACCCGCTCAACCTTAAATAAAATGAAATCACTTTTCTATTTGATAAGCTGTTCTCTTTTTATCATCGCCTGTTCTACGGAAAAGAAACATCCGCTTGGAACCGAAAATAAAACGGAAGAATTTATGGCGCCGGATACGGCCTATTACATTCATGAGGCGGATAGTATAATTAAAATGACATTCGACACGCTGAGCTCAACACTCAAACAAAAAATGGCAGAAAACGGTCCCCACCAGTCTGTTGCTTTTTGTCAGCTGAATGCCTACCCCTTAACCGCCA carries:
- a CDS encoding cyclase family protein, with amino-acid sequence MKFLLELDQRTYSIDTAAGRDISMPFSPDPSSSSAWYVNPVEIEVVRSGGYIGSVEEGGSTNFRNIKFNPHGNGTHTECVGHISKTVYSINMTLREYFFPAVLISVQPTEVQIETEISKKGDRVITPEHFKGKLEKGSTKALVIRTLPNEKAKLKRNYSNSNPPYLLPETIHYLLEMGIEHLLIDLPSVDRENDEGKLLSHHAFWNYPANTAFERTITEMIFVADDIPDGKYLLNLMVAPFENDASPSKPILYPLNLK